A window from Ignavibacteriota bacterium encodes these proteins:
- a CDS encoding HAMP domain-containing protein, translating into MRLILAVSITVILILATFAYFSITSQSDNLISEVERHANQLSETIRHSTRFDMLSNRRDHIHNIINRIGEEKSIRNIRVLNKEGEIIYSTEEKEIGDMVDKNAESCYACHAKDQPLQKLSIKERTRIFRVDPDSSRILGIINPIYNEKSCWEAECHAHPEDKTVLGVLDISVSLYEVDHLTQNSTMNVILFAIVATLILATIVRMLVKNLIQKPVRNLVEATNYVAVGNLNYRIDSKRKDELGRLANSFDNMTKKISEMRMQLFQSDKMASIGKLAAGVAHEINNPLTGVLTYSSFLLNRVKDNPEMKADLEVIVRETKRSREIVKGLLDFSRQSTPKRGKVEINSVIENALTIVVNQLKINHVELKKDYDSTIPEISGDSNQIQQVILNLIVNAIDAIGSKGGVISIKTSQIKLSPYGITQIRKALCPKGHDLIDEEHKINGRPSIKLKAKSGNNEGFIHLDPIYGNHNHHYGIQFNKNEIVKLSCPECGISLLDETEIGPNCDAPIYKLMIPEQGILKGCTKYGCNWQKWEFIDESGDHNYVEIVIADSGCGIDKNDMDKIFDPFFSTKGQKGTGLGLSVIWGIVDNHRGKISVDSEVGKGTTFKIHLPEV; encoded by the coding sequence ATGCGACTGATATTAGCTGTTTCAATAACAGTAATATTGATTCTTGCAACTTTTGCATATTTCAGCATAACATCACAATCAGATAATTTAATTTCTGAAGTTGAAAGACATGCAAATCAGTTAAGTGAAACAATTAGGCACAGTACTCGTTTTGATATGCTCTCAAATAGAAGAGATCACATTCACAATATTATTAATAGAATTGGTGAGGAAAAAAGTATCAGAAATATTAGAGTGTTGAATAAAGAAGGCGAAATTATTTATTCAACAGAAGAAAAAGAAATTGGAGATATGGTTGATAAAAATGCAGAAAGTTGTTACGCATGCCATGCAAAAGATCAGCCTCTTCAAAAATTATCAATAAAAGAAAGAACAAGAATTTTTAGAGTTGATCCGGATTCATCAAGAATATTGGGAATTATTAATCCAATTTATAATGAAAAAAGTTGTTGGGAGGCTGAGTGCCATGCTCATCCAGAAGATAAAACTGTTTTGGGTGTTTTGGATATTTCCGTTTCACTTTATGAAGTTGATCATTTAACACAAAACAGTACAATGAATGTAATTCTTTTTGCAATTGTTGCAACATTAATATTAGCCACAATTGTAAGAATGTTGGTTAAGAATTTAATTCAAAAACCGGTAAGAAATTTGGTTGAAGCAACAAATTATGTTGCAGTTGGAAATTTAAATTACAGAATTGATTCAAAAAGAAAAGATGAACTTGGAAGACTTGCAAATTCGTTTGATAATATGACAAAGAAGATTTCTGAAATGAGAATGCAATTATTCCAATCTGATAAAATGGCTTCAATCGGTAAACTTGCTGCCGGTGTTGCTCACGAAATAAATAATCCATTAACCGGGGTTTTAACTTACAGCAGTTTTTTATTAAACCGAGTTAAAGATAATCCGGAAATGAAAGCCGATCTTGAAGTTATTGTTCGCGAAACTAAAAGAAGCAGAGAAATTGTAAAAGGACTTTTGGATTTTTCTCGACAATCAACGCCTAAAAGAGGAAAGGTTGAAATTAATTCGGTAATAGAAAATGCGTTAACAATTGTTGTAAATCAATTAAAAATAAATCATGTTGAACTGAAAAAAGATTATGATTCAACCATTCCAGAAATTTCCGGAGATTCAAATCAAATTCAACAAGTGATTCTTAACTTAATTGTAAATGCCATTGATGCAATCGGAAGTAAAGGCGGAGTTATTTCAATTAAAACAAGTCAAATAAAACTTTCCCCTTATGGAATTACTCAAATTAGAAAAGCATTGTGTCCAAAAGGTCATGACCTAATAGATGAAGAACATAAAATTAACGGAAGACCTTCAATTAAGTTAAAAGCTAAATCCGGAAATAATGAAGGTTTTATTCACCTTGACCCAATTTATGGCAATCATAATCATCATTACGGTATACAATTTAATAAAAATGAAATTGTGAAATTATCTTGTCCAGAATGTGGAATTTCACTTTTAGATGAAACTGAAATTGGTCCAAATTGCGATGCACCAATTTACAAATTAATGATTCCCGAACAAGGAATTTTAAAAGGCTGCACAAAATACGGATGCAATTGGCAAAAGTGGGAATTTATTGATGAAAGTGGCGATCATAATTATGTCGAAATTGTAATAGCTGATTCTGGTTGCGGGATTGACAAAAATGATATGGATAAAATTTTTGATCCGTTCTTTTCTACAAAAGGACAAAAAGGTACCGGACTTGGTCTTTCTGTAATTTGGGGAATTGTTGATAATCACAGAGGAAAAATTTCAGTTGATAGTGAAGTGGGAAAAGGTACAACATTTAAAATTCATTTACCGGAAGTATAA
- a CDS encoding cytochrome b/b6 domain-containing protein: protein MNEINSEKHFQRFPPILRFTHLLIIISFISLAITGMIIKFADVGIFQALSSLLGGYQVTGFIHRLGATITFLYFGIHIFYLFKKSKIKSFRYLLSGENSMMFNKRDWKEFVQTIKWFIGKAPRPEYGRWTYWEKFDYFAVFWGVAVIGISGLILWFPEFFTSLGIPGWIINVATIIHSDEALLAVGFIFTVHFFNTHFRPDKFPIDTTIFTGSMSLEEFKEDRPRQYYEMIANSELEKYLVDPPQYWLVKASKIFGYTALIIGFSIIIMIIYAMIFLYK from the coding sequence GTGAACGAAATAAACAGTGAAAAACATTTTCAAAGATTTCCTCCAATTTTAAGATTTACTCATTTACTGATAATCATAAGTTTTATTTCACTTGCAATTACTGGAATGATAATAAAATTTGCAGATGTTGGAATTTTCCAAGCTCTTTCTTCCCTACTCGGCGGATATCAAGTTACAGGATTTATTCATCGTTTAGGAGCAACAATCACATTTTTATATTTCGGAATTCATATTTTTTATTTATTCAAAAAAAGTAAAATAAAATCCTTCCGCTATTTACTTTCCGGCGAAAATTCGATGATGTTCAACAAGCGTGATTGGAAAGAATTTGTTCAAACAATTAAGTGGTTTATTGGCAAAGCTCCAAGACCAGAATATGGAAGATGGACATATTGGGAAAAGTTTGATTATTTTGCAGTTTTTTGGGGTGTTGCTGTAATTGGAATCAGCGGATTAATTTTATGGTTTCCAGAGTTTTTCACAAGTCTTGGAATTCCCGGATGGATTATTAATGTAGCAACGATTATTCACAGTGATGAAGCATTGCTTGCCGTAGGATTTATTTTCACTGTTCACTTTTTTAATACACATTTCAGACCGGATAAATTTCCAATTGATACAACAATTTTTACCGGAAGTATGTCTTTGGAAGAATTTAAAGAAGATAGACCAAGACAATATTATGAAATGATTGCAAATTCGGAATTAGAGAAATATTTAGTTGATCCACCACAATATTGGTTAGTAAAAGCCTCAAAAATTTTTGGTTATACTGCTTTAATAATCGGTTTTTCAATTATAATAATGATTATTTACGCAATGATTTTTCTATATAAATAA
- a CDS encoding response regulator — MALFILAVIIFVIADILIRYIIKRVQENKIRTEREKVLEVSLNLDYSKEAKTLKRAEVENPKAKILCVDDEEIILSSFRKILVLDGYAVDTVETGQEALHLVQINHYDFVFTDLKMPSMDGVDVAKGVKHLRPDIDVVIITGYATVESAVEVMKFGAMDYVQKPFTEDELLEFVKKSLIKRLDRIKKTLRPQVHISHLTGSEYFNSGEFAIPGGVFVSKNHCWLAIDQDGKAKVGIDDFAKKILGKIDDINFPNLGMKITANQPLFSIKQGNRKVIFNSPITGSVKQINDNLKENIESLEISPYENNWICSIDADHLDNEITNLKIGNSAVTLYQEDIEKYMDEISKLKNDTEEKKDSIFKGEVAELNDFDFDKIVAKFFTA; from the coding sequence ATGGCACTTTTTATTTTAGCTGTAATAATTTTTGTAATAGCGGATATTTTAATTCGTTACATAATTAAGCGGGTTCAAGAAAATAAAATTAGAACTGAGCGCGAAAAAGTTTTAGAAGTTAGTTTAAATTTAGATTACTCTAAAGAAGCTAAAACTTTAAAAAGAGCAGAAGTTGAAAATCCAAAAGCCAAAATTCTTTGTGTTGATGATGAAGAAATTATACTTTCCAGTTTTAGAAAAATTCTTGTTCTTGATGGATATGCAGTTGATACCGTTGAAACCGGACAAGAGGCTCTTCACTTAGTTCAAATAAATCACTATGATTTTGTTTTTACAGATTTGAAAATGCCATCAATGGATGGAGTTGATGTTGCAAAAGGTGTAAAACATTTAAGACCGGATATTGACGTTGTAATTATTACCGGTTATGCAACAGTAGAAAGTGCAGTTGAAGTAATGAAATTCGGAGCAATGGATTATGTACAAAAACCTTTTACCGAAGATGAACTTTTGGAATTTGTAAAAAAATCATTAATTAAAAGATTGGATAGAATTAAAAAAACTCTTCGTCCTCAAGTTCATATTTCACATCTAACTGGAAGTGAATATTTTAATTCTGGAGAATTTGCAATTCCCGGTGGAGTTTTTGTTTCTAAAAATCATTGCTGGCTTGCAATTGATCAAGACGGTAAAGCTAAAGTGGGAATTGATGATTTTGCAAAAAAAATATTGGGCAAAATTGATGATATAAACTTTCCTAATCTTGGGATGAAAATTACTGCAAATCAGCCGCTTTTCAGTATCAAACAAGGAAATAGAAAAGTAATTTTTAATTCGCCAATTACCGGAAGCGTAAAACAAATAAATGATAATTTGAAGGAAAATATTGAATCACTTGAAATTTCACCTTATGAAAATAATTGGATTTGCTCAATCGATGCAGATCATTTAGACAATGAAATTACGAATTTAAAAATTGGAAATTCTGCGGTTACACTTTATCAAGAAGATATTGAAAAATATATGGATGAAATTTCCAAATTAAAAAACGATACCGAGGAAAAGAAAGATTCGATATTTAAAGGTGAAGTTGCTGAATTAAATGATTTTGATTTTGACAAAATTGTTGCAAAATTTTTTACTGCTTAA
- a CDS encoding response regulator has protein sequence MEYSKDILVIDDEKVILDAIQKIVTLENLTSDACLDVDEALEKLEKEKYRLIISDIMMPGKDGFQLLQILNQKRIPTPVIITTGFSTLENAVRVLYDGAIGFIPKPFTIDELISLVTRGLVYQKLFKDKFKLSKSSSNDIITYVPCPTKYYRLGHDSWLSYSSEGTIKIGVTDLFLKSINSVQLLELMKMEETIYQGGVCAKIVDNKELVHQLLSPVSGKIIEINNQIFEIKNLLEKDPYFDGWLYRIIPNNIDNELSNLTPCSSDF, from the coding sequence ATGGAATATTCAAAAGATATATTAGTTATTGATGATGAAAAAGTTATTCTTGATGCAATTCAAAAAATTGTCACTTTAGAAAATTTAACTTCTGATGCTTGTCTTGATGTAGATGAAGCTTTGGAAAAATTGGAAAAAGAAAAATACCGATTGATTATAAGTGATATAATGATGCCGGGGAAAGATGGATTTCAACTTTTACAAATTTTAAATCAAAAAAGAATTCCAACACCCGTAATTATTACAACCGGTTTTTCAACACTTGAAAACGCAGTTAGAGTTTTGTACGATGGCGCAATTGGTTTTATTCCAAAACCATTTACAATTGATGAACTCATAAGTTTGGTTACACGCGGACTTGTATATCAAAAACTTTTTAAAGATAAGTTTAAGTTAAGCAAATCTTCTTCAAATGATATTATTACTTATGTGCCATGTCCAACAAAATACTACAGACTTGGGCATGATAGTTGGTTAAGTTATTCATCGGAGGGAACAATAAAAATTGGTGTTACCGATTTATTTCTAAAATCAATAAACTCAGTTCAGCTGCTTGAATTAATGAAAATGGAAGAGACAATTTACCAAGGCGGGGTTTGTGCAAAAATTGTTGATAATAAAGAACTTGTTCATCAATTGCTATCGCCAGTAAGTGGAAAGATTATTGAAATAAATAATCAAATTTTTGAAATAAAAAATTTATTGGAAAAAGATCCTTATTTCGATGGATGGCTTTACAGAATTATACCAAATAATATTGATAATGAACTTTCAAATTTAACGCCGTGCAGTTCGGATTTTTAG
- the hybB gene encoding Ni/Fe-hydrogenase cytochrome b subunit, giving the protein MSHLHLPTPISKKFFTPGVIVLSVIALNGIIFLLGRFFFGIGSVTNLNDQFPWGIWIGLDVAAGVALAAGGFTTAALGHIMHRDKYETVIRPALLTAMLGYTFVATGVFVDIGRWYYIWHPLVMWNGNSALFEVGICVMIYVTVLYIEFLPIVTERFIGKVNLPGFLSRFNKFIDRLLRALDRGLSKTMFVFIIAGVVLSCLHQSSLGTLMIIAGPKMHPLWQTPILPLLFLLSAFSVGFPMVIAESLSASRSFGLKPETEVLSSLSKFIAPLLGIYLIGKIGDMVIRETFVYLAEINFISIMFGIEIIIGVIVPLRMFLSPEVRKSPTGLFIASMLVIFGVVMNRFNNFVTAYNPPYAVESYFPSIGEISVTLGFVAIEILMYRLFVMIFPVISIPSTKANIKTKYAIRGVAK; this is encoded by the coding sequence ATGAGTCATTTACATTTACCAACTCCTATTAGTAAAAAGTTTTTCACACCGGGAGTTATTGTTTTATCGGTTATTGCACTAAACGGAATAATTTTTCTTCTTGGAAGGTTTTTCTTCGGAATTGGATCTGTAACAAATTTAAATGATCAATTTCCGTGGGGAATTTGGATTGGACTGGATGTTGCGGCTGGAGTTGCATTAGCTGCTGGCGGATTTACTACTGCAGCTCTTGGTCACATAATGCATAGAGATAAATATGAAACTGTAATTCGTCCCGCATTGCTTACTGCCATGTTGGGATATACTTTTGTTGCAACCGGTGTTTTTGTAGATATTGGTCGATGGTATTATATTTGGCATCCTTTAGTTATGTGGAATGGAAATTCAGCTTTATTTGAAGTCGGCATTTGTGTAATGATTTATGTAACTGTTTTATATATTGAATTCCTTCCGATTGTTACTGAAAGATTCATCGGCAAAGTTAATCTTCCCGGATTTTTAAGCAGATTTAATAAATTTATTGATCGATTATTACGAGCTCTTGATAGAGGACTTAGTAAAACAATGTTTGTATTTATAATTGCCGGAGTTGTACTTTCATGTCTGCATCAATCTTCATTAGGAACTTTAATGATTATAGCCGGACCCAAAATGCATCCATTGTGGCAAACTCCAATTCTTCCTTTGCTATTTTTATTGAGTGCATTTTCCGTGGGATTTCCAATGGTAATTGCAGAATCATTAAGCGCATCAAGATCATTTGGATTAAAACCGGAAACTGAAGTTTTATCAAGTTTATCAAAATTTATTGCTCCATTACTTGGTATTTATCTAATCGGTAAAATTGGAGATATGGTTATAAGAGAAACATTTGTTTATTTAGCAGAAATAAATTTCATTAGTATAATGTTTGGAATTGAAATTATAATTGGTGTAATAGTTCCATTAAGAATGTTTTTATCTCCTGAAGTTAGAAAATCTCCAACCGGATTATTCATCGCATCAATGCTTGTAATTTTTGGCGTTGTAATGAATAGATTTAACAATTTCGTAACCGCATATAATCCGCCTTATGCAGTTGAATCATACTTCCCATCAATAGGTGAAATTTCTGTTACACTAGGATTTGTAGCGATTGAAATTTTAATGTATAGACTTTTTGTAATGATATTTCCGGTAATAAGTATACCTTCAACAAAAGCAAATATTAAAACAAAATATGCTATTCGCGGAGTTGCAAAATGA